In one Dreissena polymorpha isolate Duluth1 chromosome 7, UMN_Dpol_1.0, whole genome shotgun sequence genomic region, the following are encoded:
- the LOC127839586 gene encoding N-acetylneuraminate lyase-like encodes MIHTQKGTANPGLGGIYAAPCTPFNKKRDVDFDKISCSVDYLKKSRFNGLFVNGTLGEGLSLSLEERKQSLEEWMRHAEGLQLVAHIGTGNLKETQELARHAERIGVDAIAALPPTYYKPANEEQLVEYVIEVTNAAPNTPFLYYEYDVTTGLHHVPSGALPGTR; translated from the exons ATGATACACACTCAGAAAGGG ACGGCGAATCCTGGACTTGGAGGGATATATGCAGCCCCGTGTACGCCGTTCAATAAAAAGAG AGATGTTGATTTTGACAAAATCAGCTGCTCCGTTGACTATTTGAAGAAATCCCGCTTCAATGGATTGTTTG TGAACGGAACGTTGGGAGAGGGCCTCAGTCTGTCGCTGGAGGAGCGGAAACAGAGTCTCGAGGAGTGGATGCGTCACGCGGAAGG ACTTCAGCTCGTAGCCCACATTGGGACCGGAAACCTGAAGGAGACACAGGAGCTG GCCCGGCACGCCGAACGTATAGGAGTGGACGCCATAGCCGCCCTCCCGCCTACCTACTACAAACCCGCAAATGAAG AACAGCTGGTGGAGTACGTGATCGAGGTCACCAACGCCGCCCCGAACACACCGTTCCTTTACTACGAATATGACGTCACCACCGGATTACACC ATGTACCTTCCGGCGCTCTCCCTGGGACTCGATGA
- the LOC127837415 gene encoding uncharacterized protein LOC127837415, translating to MGLGSIIVALAVFGACHGLDMTKLKPYNLTAELMFLTEDLNQDGIMTIAEIDAVFDKYDANGDGRETRNEYTMYICGTDPDLYQLSHYLYDDYDVDGDHHLDKHDYEAFHLKMDSNADGQVDKTEFVVYWVHLFEKYEGMGVHGQGGHCH from the exons ATGGGTCTTGGTTCCATTATCGTTGCTCTTGCGGTTTTCGGCGCCTGCCACGG GCTGGACATGACGAAGCTGAAGCCATACAACCTGACCGCCGAGCTGATGTTTCTCACGGAGGACCTGAACCAAGACGGCATCATGACCATCGCGGAGATAGACGCAGTCTTCGACAAATACGACGCCAACG GCGACGGCCGTGAGACGCGCAACGAGTACACGATGTACATCTGCGGCACGGACCCGGACCTGTACCAGCTGAGCCACTACCTGTATGACGACTATGACGTGGACGGGGACCACCACCTGGACAAGCACGACTACGAGGCATTCCATCTCAAGATGGACTCCAACG CTGACGGTCAAGTGGATAAAACTGAATTTGTCGTATATTGGGTTCAT CTTTTCGAAAAGTACGAAGGAATGGGAGTCCATGGTCAGGGTGGACACTGTCACTAA